The sequence CCACAGTTGACACGATGAAGTCATAGTTTTGGGTAAGAGCTGCAGCATTGATATCATAAAGGCCCACTGGCATCTCTAGATCTTCCTCAGCGACAATACTTTGTAAGATCTCAAGAGCCAGTTCATTTTGATCCACAGCTGTTACGTCAAAGCCATGTTGGGCCAAAAAGAGGGCGTTGCGTCCTTGCCCGCATCCTAGATCCAGTGCCTTTCCAGCTGGGACCATTCCCACTGCTTCTAGCACTTCTGAATGGACAGGATTGGTGTTGTATTTTTTTGGGAAATAGTCTTTTGGCTCACAGTAAAATTCTAGGTACCACTCCACATCGTCAGTCGCTGCTTCCACACGGTGCCAGGCCTGGGGCTCGGCCATGGGGTTTTCTGCTCCTGCTTCAAAGAGGTGGCTCGCGATTTCTTCCCCCTCTTCGGTCAACTCAATAAATCGTAACTGACCTTTTAAAACTCTAATCTTCCCCCAGGTTCCTACCTTGGTATTGTGCTTTCTTTGAAGAGCTTCTGGCATGGTATCCTTGGTCCAGATAGGCATGCGCTTGTAAGCGATCAATTTTTGTGTCATGCTGCTTCTCCTTTTTCTTTCAGTACCCTTATCATACATAAAAAAGACCCTTTTTACAAGTTGGAAAAAGAGGCTCCGCTTTCTAGCGGAACCTCCTTGTTAGGATCTCATCATCCTCTTTATTTTTTTGATTTTTTATAAAAGAATCCAGCTAAACTAAATCCACAAACAGCCAATACTCCAAGAAGTACTGAGAAGACCACACTTGAATCTTGAGTTTTACTAGCATTTTTAGAGGTGTCTCCGAGAGCTTCCTGACAAGTTTCTGGCTTTTTATCAGAAGAATCTTTTTCAGCAGCAGCCATTAAGTTCGCTTTATTATAGCCATCATAGACAAAGTCAGCTTCCAAGCCCTTTTCTTCACGGATCTTATCTTCCATTTCCTTTTCAGTAGCCTTGATTTGTTTGAAGATTACATCTGCACGGTCCATGGATTCCTTGGTGACTTCACCTTGAAGGGCTTTGGCTTGCTCATCTGTGAGGCCACTATATTTTTGATCCAAAGCAGCTTGTTCCTTGATCCAGCCGGCTTCCATTTCTTTCCATTTATCTTGGATACTGGTACCAAA comes from Streptococcus parasanguinis ATCC 15912 and encodes:
- the tehB gene encoding SAM-dependent methyltransferase TehB, producing the protein MTQKLIAYKRMPIWTKDTMPEALQRKHNTKVGTWGKIRVLKGQLRFIELTEEGEEIASHLFEAGAENPMAEPQAWHRVEAATDDVEWYLEFYCEPKDYFPKKYNTNPVHSEVLEAVGMVPAGKALDLGCGQGRNALFLAQHGFDVTAVDQNELALEILQSIVAEEDLEMPVGLYDINAAALTQNYDFIVSTVVLMFLEADRIPAIIRNMQEHTNPGGYNLIVCAMDTEDYPCQMPFSFTFKEGELAEYYKDWELVKYNENPGHLHRRDENGNRIQLRFATMLAKKK